The window GCGGGAATATCGCTTTTCGACTGCGTCTGATGACGGTCACTCATTAGGCGCAAATCCCGCCACACATTCCAGAAAGAAGCCCGAGACGTGTAGTGAGCAGGTACCCGAAACTTCTGAAACAGGGGTTTGCGCCTATTGTGCGCCTGGTGCCGCGCCTGATGATGCGCCTAATAAACCCCTTATTGCGCCTAATGCGCCTGATACTTCCCAACATTGGCAAAATTCAAACACGGTAACGCATGATGAAAGCAAAAATATTGTCAGTATGGAGACCATCAGGCGCATAGGCGCAAAACCCCCGTCCGAATCGGCCACCGATTTCGAGTTGTATGAGTACCAGGAACGGGCCGCGATACTGGAATACGATGCCCGCCTGCCACGGGCCGAAGCCGAGGCGAGTGGCGCAAACAACCTGGAGGACGGTGCGCCCATAACCACCCAATGACCGAGCACTATTTCAGCGTAAAATGGTCACGAAACAGGCCCGAAACAGGCATGTTTTCGCTATATTTGATGAAAATCACGGGGGTTTTTAGCCCAAAAGAGCAAAAAAACGAAAAATTAATTTTCGCCAGAACATATTTACTATCAATCAATTACGCTGAATTTCGCCGAGTTTCGTTCAAGGAATAACAGGCGCTGCGCGCTACGCGCGGCGGGGGCCCCATGGCCGGATGGCGGCCAGCGATGGGCAGAATGCGGAGATGAGGGGGGCCTGGGGGAGAAGATTCGCGATCAGTAGTTACAGTGCCAAACGGAATAATCGTTCAGCGTGGTGTAGAACGAGTCGCTTTTGTTGGCCGTCCTGAGCCATGACAGGCCAATATGAAAGACCTTACCGTCGGTCACACGCTTAACCTTTGCATCCAGGTCGTCGTGATCGCGGGGATCGCCAATACCGATAAGATCAAACGTATCGGTGTACGAAGGCTGGATCTTCTTCAATTCCGCATACTCGTGCTTGTCCCATCCGCCAAAGATATAGGGTTCTTCCCAGGAGAAGTCCTCTATGCCGGTAACGCGAATTGGTAGTGGCAGGAGTGACAACAAATGTGTCCGCCAGCGTAACGAATTACGCGCACAACGCTTATTGTCCTCTCCCAAAACATCCTGAATCCTTTGTTGCCAGTCATCCATGCGATGCATCCTGCAACAACTGAGTGTTCATTCCCAGTCAAAATCTGTTGGCCAGTTCAATACTCAGTGTTGGTGTCATTGACCGGCAATAATCAGAACCGGCTGCCAGAGATTGGCGTGGTGGCATGGCTGATGACGCTGGCCTGGTGGATTGCCGGCCGCCGGCGCTTTCGCGCGCGTGGGGGTAAGGGGGTGTCCCCCTTCCTCAGTTTGCGAGGGCGCTCGCGCGCGAAGGCCGGCGCGCCCAGCAAACCAAGCGCCCACCCCCTCCGGGGGTGATAAGGCGCCAGGGGGCTAAGGCGTAGCCGCAACAAATGGGTGAGCTTGCGAACTCCTTGAAGGGCTGGGGAGGTGTGAGGAATCGAGCCCTCCCCTGCCCGACCAACGCGCCCGGCCCCTCGGGGGCCGAGGAGCAAGGGGGACAAGCGGCGGAGTGGACCGGGAACCCGAAGGGCGGCGGCGCGCGGCTCCGCGGGGGGAGAGGGGCCCCGCGGTTTCTTCAGCCGCGCCATAGAAGCCGCCGTGCCAGTGCCCCCTGCGGTTTCCCCCCCTTTGGTGGATTCGAGTTTGGAGGGGGGATCAGGAAAGGGGGGTTTCCAAAGGGGGGAAAACTGAGGGGGGAACTGGCATTCCCGGGCCGCCCGCCGCGCTCTTCTGTACGAACCCACCCGAAGGGTGTCCAGTTTACCGCCGATCAGCAAGAATTGTGTGGCGCATTTGGTCACACATTTCTTGCCGGCGGTCTCTGAAAGGCGTTCGGAATGGCCGACCAGCGACACGCGGGAGCGGAGCCGGGCAGCCGTCGCCCCCTTGGGCAAGGGCTCTGACGGTGGGACAAGACGGGGGCCACCGCTACTGCGGTGGACAACCTGCCGAAATCGGCAGGTGAACCGTCTTGACCCACCGTGGAGCCCGCAGCGACCCGGCGGTCGCCGGGGCGGCGACGGATGACCGGAACCGTGGACGCGGGGCGATGAGCGGACATTCGGAACGCCGTGTGAACCCGCCCGTAGGGCGTCCGATGAGTGGAGGGGCTGGCGCGCCGGTTGGCCTTTTGAAGCAACCGGCGTGTCAGCCCCGGAGCGAGTAAATGTTCATGGGGTGTTTACCCTGGTGGCTCACCTCGTATTGAAGCGGAAGGCGGTCTGCGCCGCCGTTACTGCGGCGGTGCAGTCCGTCTGAAGCGATCTTCCCCAGGTGACTGAAGAGTTAATGATATCCGGGTTGTCCGGCGAGCCGGTTCGTAAGAGCCGTCTCGCCGGTCAGCCCGGAGTGTCTGATGGTGAGCGGAGCTCATTAAGCGCCGGTGTCCGGCGCGCTGAACTGGGGCGGTGTTGAATCTGCCCGGTTCGAGATCAGCGCGTATGCGCCTCGAACCGGGTGGATTGAACACCGCATTCCGGTTTGTATTTGGCGAAGCGCATGGAGTGGCGCTTGAGCTGGAATGCGCATGAGGTTCATCCTGGATAATATTGGGTCCATCAAAAGCTGCGCATGGAAGCACAAGTGACACTCGATGCGCGTAGCCGTGAATAGGGTGTCCACCCAAGATCGAAGATCCTGGTGAATAGATGGTCGTGGATTTGTCCGGAGGCCGCGTAGCGACGCCCTGGCACGGCACCTGGCCTTTTCTTTTCTTCGCAGGTGCCGAGACGGGCGTCGCGTAGCGGGTGCAAGCGCCGGTAATCCGGCGCGCTCTTCTGAAGGGCTGGCGGGCCAATGAAGCAAGGGACGTGCCCCGCTTTAGCGGGCGAAGCAGGCGCCGCCAGCGGTCGGGCCGGAATTTTGAGACCGGACCGATGGCGGTGACTGGCACGACCCTTGCGGCCCGCCAGTACCGACCGCCGTAGGCGGCTTCGAGCCGTAGGCGAGTTCTTGGCGCTTGAAAGGGACGGACGGGCGACGCGTTTGTGGAAACCGGAACCCTGAAGGCGGATCCCGCCGCAGGCGGGGCGAGACGGCCCCGCCGGTTCGTGTGCGGGTGCGAGGCTTTTGCGAGCACGAGCCGCCGCACATTTGCCATTTTGCGGGGGTGAGGTACGAACCTCCGCAATATGGCGCGGCGGCGAAAGCACACGATCCGGTGGGGACGCGAGCGCGAAGCGGACGCCTCCAGGGTGAGGGTTGAAGCAATAAGCGGCGATCCGACCGGCCCTTTGAAGCGCCCAGGTCCATAGGGTGTCAATAGAGAGACCGAAGGCCGCGTAGCGGTTTGAGCGCCGGTCCCCGGCGCGCTGAGATGGAGCGGTGTTGAATCCGACCGGGGCGAGATCAGCGCGGTACGCGCCTCGCCACGGACGGATTGAACACCGCACTCCGTTTGTATGGCGAAGCGCATGGAGAGATGGCTGTGGGGGAGTGCGGCGATTTGAACGGAGCCGACGGCAGGAGGCACCGGGCAAATCGTCCGCACGGCGGAACAGACAGCGCTCGATGCGCGCAGCTTTCCGCGCCGGTTGTCCGGCGCGGTGTGATGGGGCTGCCTTGGTGTGACCGATCCGGGTGGGGAGCGAGGAACGAGCGGAGACCCGGAACGGGCACACGAAGGCAACACTCCGGTTTGTATTGTATTGCGTAGCGCATGGAGTGGTGCTTGGGACGGAGCGAGCCGGTTGGCCAGCCTGACGAAGGAAGGCTGTACGACCGGCACGCGGAGGCACAAGTGACACTCGATGCGCGGAGCTGTGCATAGGGTGTCAATAGAGAGTCCGAAGGTCTGGGAGCGGAGCCGACGGCACGGCACCTGGCCTTTTCCTCCGCAGGTGCCGTGCCGGAGGCGTAGCGGGTGAGTAGAGAGTCAATAGGGAGATCGAAGATCCAAATCCCGGTGAATACTGGTCATGTGCGGAGGGCGGTCTGCGTCGGCTCTGTAAGGGCTGTCGCTGTCCGCCCGGAGCGCATCCGGCAGGTCGTATTTACGGCGGAGCTCAGGCAGGCGCTGGCGAAGCCAGCGTCTGTCTGAGCGGAGCCGTGCCGGACCAAAACGACTGCATAAAGTTGTTTCCGCGGAAATGTAGACAAACACCGCTCGCATAAATATATTCAAAGAAATGAAAGCCCATATCACTGTAATGATTGCATCGCTGACCTTTCTTTTGTGCGGATGTATGTCCGCAACAATCGTCGGCACCGGAAAACGCTATGAAGGATTGACCTCACATTCGACGACCGTTGATCAAGTAAGAAAGTCTTTGGGAAAACCCTCATGGAGTCAGGTTTATGCTCCACCAATTCCAATAAACACATCATCGGATCAGGGGCCTAAGGCAGCTCTTTGTGAAGTTTACACCCGAAAGGGTCCTTATGCTGAACCAATACGAGGGGAAGCGTATGCGATGATCGGCGCTTTGACTCTCGGTATCGGTGATATCATCAGCATCCCCTTTGCTATCAGAGACCGCATAGGGCTGAACAAAAGAAATTATTCGCTGACATTTTGGTTTGATGATAGCGGATTTGTTGTCTCCTATTTCAGAGGAGACTACACAATAAAACCTCCAGCCGAGGATATTTGGGGAAAAGATCCGCAAGCAACTCCAGCAGAACGTCGTTGATTTCCCGAAATGATTACCCCCCTGCACCTCACGGAATTCGGTGAAGATGCCTTCGGTATCTAATCGCACATTTTTCCACGCGCGCCTGAAAGACTGAAATCCTCAATACCCGCCCTCGGTGGTTGATTTTCACCCATTTATTAGATGGCGTGATGAAATAACCGAAAAAGGGTGAGACATATGAGTTTTGAAACTGGAGAATCGGGTAATCCAAACGGGCGGCCAAAGGGATCGTATGGCGGACGTATTATGGCTCTGTCGAGCCTTGATACGCTACTGGCCAAAAAAAAGAATCAAAAGGCGCTGATGGCGGCACTGGAGCAGGATCTGTTGGAGGATCCTGTCCGGTTCTTCAAGACGGTCATCATGCCACTGCTCCCGAGGGAGGCGAAACTGTCGTTTGACCATGACGGGGTGATCCAGTGGAAGAGTTTATTGGGGGGTGAGCCGGTCGGCGATCCCGATGCCGGTAAGGGGCGGTTGATTTTGGACGTTGAAGGCAACCCTCACCCCAGCGCTCTCCCCTCCCAGGGAGCGGGTGTCGTTTCCGGCCAGAATGAGGAGGCGTAAACACTATGGCTTTCGTGTTCAATTATCTCCCCCACCCTGCACAACAGGCAATACACAAGGCGCGCAAGAAAAGGTTCCGGACAGTGTGTACTGGGCGGCGATTCGGTAAGACATTATGCCTGGCGGCGGAGTTGCTGGATCGCGGGGGGTGTGAGAAGGCCGGTGATTATGGGTGGATTGCGCCGACCTATAATGTCGCAGACCGCGGAATTGAGGCTTTTCGCACCATTGCCGATGGATTCATCCAGATTTGTGGCCGGGCACCGACACGGGTTGAATTTACCGGGCCTGCTGGACCTGTGAGGATCTGGTTCTTGTCCGCCGATAACCCGGATAATATTCGCGGTTTCGGTTTCCAGGGAATTGTGATTGATGAAGCGGCGATGATTTCTCCGGATGTGTGGAATTACGTCCTGCGCCCCACCATTGCCCAGACCTTGGGCTGGGCGGTATTTGTCAGCACCCCAAAGGGTCACAATTGGTTTTATGATCTGTACACCCGGGGAATGGATCCTGGCGAAGAGGATTATGCCAGTTTCACCTTCCCGAGTAAGGCATCACCATTCTTTCCGACAAAAGAATGGAACGAGGCAAAGCGGACTTTACCGGAAGATGTATTCCGGCAGGAATACATGGCGGAGTTTATGGAGGACAGTGCTGGTGTGTTCCGGAATATTGACGCGTGTCTGATCACACAGACAGAACGGACTGAAACGGACAAATATCACCGGCATGTCGTGATTGGCTGTGATGTGGCCAAGCATACGGACTGGACGGTTCTGATCGCCATGGATGCGGAGACGGGGCGGTGTTTCGCAATGGAACGGTTCAATCAACTGGACTGGCCTATCCAGAAGGAACGGATACTGGGGTTTGCCCGTAAATACCGGGGGCGGTTGATTTTGGACGCAACGGGAGTTGGAGATCCAATTTATGACGACCTGAAACGGGTATACGCGGATATTGAAGGGTTCAAGCTGACGTCATCGAGCAAGACGGCGTTGATTCAGCGGTTGATTGTCTCCGTTGAACAACGAAAATTAGCATGGCCCTCCTTCGCTCCCACGGCGCAAGCGCCTGGAGCTACGCAGGGCAGGCCAAGTTCCGTACACTGGGATATCCTGACAGCTGAATTAAAGCGATATGAGTATGAAATCACGCCATCAGGCGGGATCACCTATAATGCCCCGTCGGGGTATCATGATGACTGCGTCATGGCCTTGGCCCTGGCGAACCATGGGCGGTGGGAAGCGGAGAGTAGCGGGAGTATGATTGCGTTAGGTGGATTTGGACGCCCGGCCGCCAGTACTTTACGTCGCCGCCAGCGTGTTTTATCGGGTTGATTCTCACCCTTTTTCACCCGTCTTCTCTGACAGGTGGTTGATTTCTGCCTATA of the bacterium genome contains:
- a CDS encoding terminase family protein, whose amino-acid sequence is MAFVFNYLPHPAQQAIHKARKKRFRTVCTGRRFGKTLCLAAELLDRGGCEKAGDYGWIAPTYNVADRGIEAFRTIADGFIQICGRAPTRVEFTGPAGPVRIWFLSADNPDNIRGFGFQGIVIDEAAMISPDVWNYVLRPTIAQTLGWAVFVSTPKGHNWFYDLYTRGMDPGEEDYASFTFPSKASPFFPTKEWNEAKRTLPEDVFRQEYMAEFMEDSAGVFRNIDACLITQTERTETDKYHRHVVIGCDVAKHTDWTVLIAMDAETGRCFAMERFNQLDWPIQKERILGFARKYRGRLILDATGVGDPIYDDLKRVYADIEGFKLTSSSKTALIQRLIVSVEQRKLAWPSFAPTAQAPGATQGRPSSVHWDILTAELKRYEYEITPSGGITYNAPSGYHDDCVMALALANHGRWEAESSGSMIALGGFGRPAASTLRRRQRVLSG